A stretch of the Archangium violaceum genome encodes the following:
- a CDS encoding serine hydrolase yields MKRMLVAAATLCAGAAQAMTDAELESVVERRLSGDRTGACFAVAVIDDEVARAYVCANAKDAGRIDSRTAFELGSVSKTLTATLLADLMAQGKVSLDTPLASLLPKGTKVPTFKGKPILLRHIVTHTSGLPSLPSRMPLKDPANPYADLDEKTLLESLADVKLEQAPGSRFEYSNFGMMLLSAGIARRAGVDFETLLDRRLFTPLGMEGAYVNKRPDTVRAATGHLPNGQPTSAWTFATNLAGVGGVRATLDDMVRYVEAGLGRRESSITPALQRTLRPIETVSGQRMGMNWMLTTVGGRTVHVHEGGTGGFTSFVALDAERKRGVVVLSDTALLSLNGLGGLGMHLIDASVPPGEPRKVVAADPALMDALVGHYELTGGLKLRLGRKGNALEIQAEGQPAFELGYDSAGDFFPLAFDAVLRPKRLEDGGYGFTWIQMGVESEARRVDAR; encoded by the coding sequence ATGAAGCGCATGCTCGTCGCCGCCGCCACCCTCTGTGCCGGAGCCGCACAGGCCATGACCGATGCCGAGTTGGAATCCGTGGTCGAGCGGCGCCTGTCTGGAGACCGTACGGGCGCCTGCTTCGCCGTGGCCGTGATCGACGACGAGGTCGCGCGTGCCTACGTCTGTGCCAACGCGAAGGATGCCGGGCGCATCGACTCGAGAACCGCCTTCGAACTGGGTTCGGTCAGCAAGACCCTGACCGCCACGTTGCTCGCGGACCTGATGGCACAGGGCAAGGTCTCGCTCGATACCCCGCTGGCGAGCCTCCTGCCAAAGGGCACGAAGGTCCCGACGTTCAAGGGCAAGCCCATCCTCCTGAGGCACATCGTCACACACACCTCGGGGCTGCCGTCCCTCCCGTCACGCATGCCTCTGAAGGACCCGGCCAACCCCTACGCCGACCTCGACGAGAAGACGCTGCTGGAGTCGCTCGCCGACGTGAAGCTGGAGCAGGCACCGGGCAGCCGTTTCGAGTACTCCAACTTCGGGATGATGCTGCTCTCAGCGGGTATCGCGCGCCGGGCCGGTGTGGATTTCGAGACGTTGCTCGACCGCCGCCTCTTCACTCCGCTGGGAATGGAGGGCGCCTATGTCAACAAGCGCCCCGACACGGTCCGCGCCGCCACGGGCCACCTCCCGAACGGGCAGCCCACGAGTGCGTGGACCTTCGCCACGAACCTGGCGGGTGTGGGCGGTGTGCGCGCCACGCTCGACGACATGGTGCGCTACGTCGAGGCCGGACTCGGCAGGCGCGAGTCGTCCATCACCCCGGCGTTGCAGCGCACCCTACGGCCGATCGAGACCGTGTCGGGTCAGCGCATGGGCATGAACTGGATGCTGACCACGGTGGGTGGACGCACAGTGCATGTGCACGAGGGGGGCACGGGTGGCTTCACCTCTTTCGTGGCCCTGGATGCCGAGCGGAAGCGCGGCGTCGTGGTGTTGTCGGACACGGCGCTGCTCTCGCTCAACGGGCTGGGCGGCCTGGGCATGCACCTGATCGACGCCTCCGTGCCACCGGGCGAGCCACGCAAGGTGGTGGCCGCCGACCCGGCGCTGATGGATGCGCTGGTCGGGCACTACGAGCTCACGGGAGGGCTGAAGCTGCGGCTGGGTCGCAAGGGCAATGCCTTGGAGATCCAGGCCGAGGGTCAGCCGGCGTTCGAGCTGGGCTACGACAGCGCGGGAGACTTCTTCCCGCTCGCCTTCGATGCGGTGCTACGCCCGAAGCGCCTCGAGGACGGTGGTTATGGCTTCACCTGGATTCAAATGGGCGTGGAGAGCGAGGCCCGCCGCGTGGACGCGCGGTGA
- a CDS encoding alpha/beta fold hydrolase, with translation MPGTVVEDPSLPQARWNGASFHIEEFGPEGAPVLIFLHGGPGDDYQYLLPLAGRHGGVSLADDYRLVFWDQRGAGLSERFSDPEELRLDKHLRDLEELVERVAGERQVVLVGHSWGGQYAAMYMSAHPERVAGVVLLEPGEFSTELGKQVPGFSPVLNAEWVNDWAWARQVVGTDDHARADFLLTVGLLDESAQPGRNDRGVPSWRTGMASKVYVYLDQLSNQRFDFTANLDRVQPKVLFIVGGATEDLGVAFQETQRTLFQRSRLEVIPDAGHNDIVYWRAAESVEHIRDYLRSLDLEGAR, from the coding sequence GTGCCTGGGACGGTGGTCGAGGATCCCTCGTTGCCACAGGCCCGGTGGAATGGTGCCTCCTTCCACATCGAGGAATTCGGGCCCGAGGGCGCTCCCGTCCTCATCTTCCTGCACGGCGGCCCGGGCGATGACTACCAGTATCTGCTGCCGCTCGCGGGCCGACACGGCGGAGTGAGTCTCGCGGACGATTACCGGCTGGTCTTCTGGGACCAGCGCGGGGCGGGCCTCTCGGAGCGCTTCTCGGACCCCGAGGAGCTCCGCCTGGACAAACACCTGCGCGACCTGGAAGAGCTGGTGGAGCGCGTTGCCGGCGAGCGCCAGGTGGTGCTGGTGGGCCACTCGTGGGGCGGCCAGTACGCCGCGATGTACATGAGCGCACACCCCGAACGCGTGGCGGGAGTGGTGTTGCTCGAACCGGGAGAGTTCAGCACGGAGCTGGGCAAGCAGGTGCCCGGCTTCAGCCCGGTCCTGAACGCCGAGTGGGTCAATGACTGGGCCTGGGCGCGTCAGGTGGTGGGGACGGATGACCATGCGCGTGCCGACTTCCTGCTCACGGTGGGGTTGCTCGACGAGAGCGCCCAGCCGGGTCGCAATGACAGGGGCGTGCCCTCCTGGCGCACGGGGATGGCGTCGAAGGTCTATGTCTATCTGGACCAGCTTTCCAACCAGCGCTTCGACTTCACCGCGAACCTGGACCGGGTCCAGCCGAAGGTGCTGTTCATCGTGGGCGGAGCCACGGAGGACCTCGGAGTCGCGTTCCAGGAGACGCAGCGCACCCTCTTCCAACGCTCCCGCCTGGAGGTCATCCCCGACGCGGGCCACAACGACATCGTCTACTGGCGAGCCGCGGAGTCCGTGGAGCACATCCGCGATTACCTGCGCTCGCTGGACCTGGAGGGGGCCCGATGA
- a CDS encoding nitroreductase, which yields MFDFEEIVRSRCSSRRFLPTPIPRELLVEALSLAQLAPSNSNIQPWRLFLAEGERKDRLREALMAEVRANPRELAPLPASFRSYRRELGAIVYGAMGVSRDDEAGRALASRRNYEFFGAPMVGILCMHRELGLVDAVGVGMYLQTLVLGLTARGIGTCVQAALTTYPEVIRRELAIPEELVILCGLSLGYADPDFPANHLKVPKQPVEKNVSILGQVSQSG from the coding sequence ATGTTTGATTTCGAGGAAATCGTCCGAAGCCGGTGCTCGAGCCGCCGCTTTCTTCCCACCCCGATTCCTCGCGAGCTTCTCGTGGAAGCCTTGTCTCTCGCGCAGCTCGCACCCTCCAACTCGAACATCCAACCCTGGCGCCTCTTCCTCGCGGAGGGCGAACGCAAGGACCGTCTGCGCGAGGCCCTCATGGCGGAGGTGAGAGCGAATCCGCGTGAGCTGGCGCCGTTGCCAGCGTCTTTTCGCTCGTATCGCCGTGAGCTGGGCGCGATCGTCTACGGGGCGATGGGAGTCTCCCGGGACGATGAAGCCGGGAGGGCTTTGGCTTCGCGGCGCAATTACGAATTCTTCGGCGCGCCCATGGTCGGCATCCTGTGCATGCACCGGGAGCTCGGGCTCGTGGATGCAGTGGGGGTCGGAATGTACCTTCAGACCCTGGTCCTGGGACTGACGGCGCGCGGTATCGGAACCTGCGTCCAAGCCGCGTTGACGACGTATCCAGAAGTCATTCGCCGTGAGCTCGCCATCCCCGAGGAACTCGTGATCCTCTGTGGGCTGTCCTTGGGGTATGCGGACCCTGACTTTCCGGCGAACCATCTCAAGGTACCGAAACAGCCCGTGGAAAAGAATGTGTCGATTCTCGGCCAGGTCAGCCAGTCTGGCTGA
- a CDS encoding barstar family protein → MLVELDGSRLRSERDFHEQLARMLDFGPYYGRNLDALWDRLSADVERPVKLVWKDAEVSRLAMGAVFDRIVRILRKVEEQDRTCGLRERFEFELL, encoded by the coding sequence ATGTTGGTCGAACTGGATGGAAGTCGACTCAGGTCGGAGCGGGATTTTCATGAGCAGCTCGCCAGGATGCTGGATTTCGGGCCGTACTACGGCAGGAATCTGGATGCTCTGTGGGACAGGCTCAGTGCGGACGTGGAACGGCCCGTGAAGCTGGTCTGGAAGGACGCGGAGGTCTCGCGTCTTGCCATGGGGGCTGTCTTCGACCGGATTGTGCGTATCCTGAGGAAGGTCGAGGAGCAGGACAGGACGTGCGGGTTGCGGGAGCGCTTCGAGTTCGAGCTTCTTTAG
- a CDS encoding ArsR/SmtB family transcription factor — protein sequence MTDEPDLGALARALGDPTRLRMLTLLMEGRALTAKELAYGAGVEPATATAHLQRLTASGFVHPRAQGRHKYFHLASEDVARMMESMMVVAPSAPRRAPGEKPDAPIRMARFCYDHLAGRLGVRLAEALVSRRVLRAEDDAFSVTPAGEKWFRSFGLDLPDLKQGRRKFASRCLDWSERQEHLAGALGAAIARKLTEEGWITRHTDSRVVSVTSEGRRVLKERLGVSLER from the coding sequence ATGACGGACGAACCAGACCTGGGCGCGCTGGCGCGAGCACTGGGTGACCCCACCCGCCTGCGCATGTTGACCCTCCTCATGGAGGGCCGAGCCCTGACGGCCAAGGAGCTGGCGTATGGAGCGGGAGTGGAACCCGCGACCGCCACGGCGCACCTGCAGCGGCTGACGGCCAGTGGGTTCGTCCACCCTCGAGCGCAAGGCCGCCACAAGTACTTCCACCTCGCGTCCGAGGACGTCGCGCGGATGATGGAGTCGATGATGGTCGTGGCGCCCTCCGCCCCACGCCGGGCACCGGGAGAGAAACCCGACGCCCCCATCCGCATGGCCCGCTTCTGCTACGACCACCTCGCGGGCCGGCTGGGCGTCCGGCTCGCGGAAGCGCTCGTCTCCCGCCGCGTCCTCCGAGCGGAGGACGACGCGTTCTCCGTCACTCCAGCCGGTGAGAAATGGTTCCGGTCATTCGGCCTCGACCTGCCCGACCTGAAGCAAGGCCGCCGCAAGTTCGCCTCGAGGTGTCTCGACTGGAGCGAACGACAGGAGCACCTCGCAGGAGCGCTGGGAGCGGCCATCGCCCGGAAGCTGACGGAGGAAGGCTGGATCACCCGGCACACTGACTCCCGCGTCGTGTCCGTCACATCCGAGGGACGGCGGGTCCTCAAGGAGCGGCTTGGGGTGTCGCTGGAGCGCTAA
- a CDS encoding cytochrome P450, with the protein MTLPQSPVAAVTHPDPYPYYARLVADRPLHHDRELGLWVASSAEAVTAVLSHDACRVRPVSEPVPRALLGSPAADIFRLLVRMNDGASHCPLKQAVSATLGTVDEARALALGRKWARRLFEELAPASLPGGLTDFAFRLSVHGVGELLGMPEAHLPRVADWMSDFVRCLAPASSPEQVERGRVAAGQLLGLFREWLFARHALPAESLLSTLARELGRRSGGLDVGEAVAANGIGLMSQAYEAGAGLFGNTLRVLAAHPEWRERVVANSGLLGDVLREVLRYDPPIQNTRRFVVRDDVVAGGRMRAGDVILVVLAAANRDPRVHPSPERFDPFRPERETRSFGAGVHACPGEALALALAKAGVERVLMSRMPFESLAGAVTYRASANARIPLFEPGSARL; encoded by the coding sequence ATGACCCTTCCGCAATCCCCTGTCGCGGCGGTAACCCATCCCGACCCCTATCCCTATTACGCGCGCCTGGTGGCGGACAGGCCCCTCCACCATGACCGGGAGCTGGGGCTCTGGGTGGCCTCGAGCGCGGAAGCCGTGACGGCCGTCCTTTCCCACGACGCCTGCCGGGTACGCCCGGTGTCGGAGCCGGTTCCGCGCGCCTTGCTCGGCTCGCCCGCCGCCGACATCTTCCGCCTCCTGGTTCGCATGAATGACGGCGCCAGCCATTGTCCGCTCAAGCAGGCGGTGTCCGCCACGTTGGGGACGGTGGATGAAGCCCGGGCCCTGGCGCTGGGACGCAAGTGGGCGCGGCGGCTCTTCGAGGAGCTGGCTCCCGCGTCCCTTCCCGGCGGGCTGACCGACTTCGCCTTTCGCCTGTCCGTCCACGGCGTGGGGGAACTGCTGGGCATGCCGGAGGCGCACCTGCCACGAGTCGCGGACTGGATGAGCGATTTCGTCCGCTGCCTCGCGCCCGCGAGCAGTCCCGAGCAGGTCGAACGGGGCAGGGTGGCCGCGGGCCAGCTGCTCGGCCTGTTCCGCGAGTGGCTCTTCGCCCGGCACGCCCTCCCGGCAGAGTCACTCTTGTCCACCCTCGCGCGGGAGCTGGGGCGCAGGAGCGGGGGCCTGGATGTCGGGGAGGCCGTGGCGGCGAATGGAATCGGTCTGATGTCCCAGGCCTACGAGGCGGGAGCGGGGCTGTTCGGCAACACGCTGCGGGTCCTGGCCGCCCACCCCGAGTGGCGCGAGCGCGTCGTTGCCAACTCGGGCCTGCTGGGCGACGTACTTCGGGAAGTCCTCCGGTATGACCCACCCATCCAGAACACCCGCCGCTTCGTTGTCCGGGACGACGTGGTCGCGGGCGGGCGGATGAGGGCGGGAGACGTGATTCTGGTCGTCCTCGCGGCGGCGAACCGGGACCCGCGGGTCCACCCGAGTCCCGAGCGCTTCGACCCGTTCCGGCCGGAGCGGGAGACGCGCTCCTTCGGTGCCGGGGTCCATGCCTGTCCGGGTGAAGCGCTCGCCCTGGCGCTCGCGAAGGCGGGCGTTGAACGTGTCCTGATGTCTCGCATGCCGTTCGAGTCCCTGGCGGGAGCGGTGACCTATCGCGCCTCCGCCAACGCGCGGATTCCTCTCTTCGAGCCTGGGAGTGCACGACTGTGA
- a CDS encoding antibiotic biosynthesis monooxygenase family protein, producing MIAVIFEVWPHEAHRQDYLDTAADLRPLLEGVEGFISIERFTSLGEPGKILSLSFWRDEKAVEAWRTLEAHRAAQARGRGGLFRNYRLRVAGVLRDYGLREREQAPSDSR from the coding sequence GTGATTGCCGTCATCTTCGAGGTGTGGCCCCACGAAGCCCACCGGCAGGACTACCTGGACACCGCCGCCGACCTCCGGCCGCTACTTGAGGGCGTGGAGGGCTTCATCTCCATCGAGCGGTTCACGAGCCTCGGCGAGCCGGGGAAGATCCTCTCCCTCTCCTTCTGGCGGGACGAGAAGGCCGTCGAGGCATGGCGCACGCTGGAGGCGCACCGGGCCGCGCAGGCCCGGGGCCGGGGGGGGCTCTTCCGGAACTATCGCCTTCGGGTGGCGGGCGTTCTCCGGGACTATGGCTTGCGCGAGCGGGAGCAGGCCCCCTCCGATTCCCGCTGA
- a CDS encoding Tox-REase-5 domain-containing protein: MSNRLLGVHSFRTWLRSNVGVFVPLAPAGAKCSQIGVVLLALAVVVLLEGCATGHFRGNPLGGDGIRSRVTSFRHNSDPLRSVATLAPGAVGGADGVPSQVADPFQVVQEASGLPMEARHPAGAALYLEQARALLEHLAKTRVTPKNFAPRRVLFWLLREVLEGGERVEYADLKWRAERFWLLVLVRPDGYLVAALTGSSLQRLGPLEIVEGEWMVGRLRVGDFYFSRGGIFYPVTEALRCADSPPLAELGLERDPLNAALDGAQDAMGEMAVALAQSVLHPIRAVEDLAQLPTAVALLIASSPGYFARYGAMSREDQIREAARLSTHIIMMLGGAEAIVGRMSGLGAELPVLSLTLKGEMVLGRVVVAGGTMAASASMDLGALSILHMAGRGQGNTGRSRNPGRSTKTASAKGPGKWTYKKPTTESEQARDYQEQITGRPAWWVYMTGAVEFDGFNGKALLEAKGGSYKNFLTKGGSAQHWFENGKGFKGLMDQARRQSDTARALNLPVIWHIAEAEFANFLRALFEENGWDNITVSHTPPAR; encoded by the coding sequence ATGTCCAATCGTCTTCTTGGCGTGCATTCCTTTCGCACATGGCTGCGCTCCAATGTGGGCGTGTTTGTCCCGTTGGCGCCCGCTGGGGCTAAATGCAGCCAAATCGGCGTGGTGCTTCTGGCCTTGGCCGTGGTCGTGCTCCTCGAAGGGTGCGCCACCGGCCATTTTCGCGGGAATCCGTTGGGCGGCGACGGTATCCGCTCGCGGGTCACCTCGTTCCGCCACAACTCCGACCCTCTGCGATCTGTCGCCACGCTTGCGCCCGGAGCGGTGGGAGGTGCCGACGGCGTCCCCTCGCAGGTGGCGGACCCGTTCCAGGTTGTGCAGGAGGCCAGCGGTCTGCCGATGGAGGCTCGGCACCCAGCGGGCGCGGCGCTCTACCTGGAGCAGGCTCGTGCGCTCCTGGAGCATCTAGCGAAAACGCGCGTAACACCGAAGAATTTCGCCCCGCGCCGGGTACTGTTTTGGCTGCTTCGCGAGGTGCTCGAGGGCGGCGAGCGCGTGGAGTACGCCGACTTGAAATGGCGTGCCGAGCGGTTCTGGCTCCTGGTGCTGGTGCGCCCGGATGGCTACCTGGTGGCCGCGCTCACCGGCTCTTCTCTTCAGCGCCTGGGCCCACTCGAAATCGTGGAGGGCGAGTGGATGGTGGGACGCCTCCGGGTGGGCGACTTCTACTTCTCGCGCGGCGGCATCTTCTACCCGGTTACCGAGGCCTTGCGGTGCGCGGACAGCCCGCCTCTGGCCGAGCTGGGTCTGGAGAGAGACCCGCTCAACGCCGCACTCGACGGGGCCCAGGATGCCATGGGGGAGATGGCGGTGGCTCTGGCCCAATCCGTCCTCCATCCCATCCGCGCTGTCGAGGACCTCGCGCAACTGCCCACTGCGGTGGCGCTCCTCATTGCCTCTTCGCCCGGCTACTTCGCGCGCTACGGCGCCATGTCCCGGGAGGACCAGATACGCGAGGCGGCACGGTTGTCCACGCACATCATCATGATGCTCGGGGGCGCGGAGGCCATCGTCGGGCGCATGAGCGGGCTGGGAGCCGAGCTGCCGGTGCTGTCGCTCACGCTCAAGGGCGAAATGGTGCTGGGCCGGGTGGTCGTGGCGGGAGGCACGATGGCAGCCTCAGCGAGCATGGACCTGGGAGCCCTCTCCATCCTCCACATGGCGGGTAGAGGCCAGGGAAACACCGGCAGGAGTCGCAACCCGGGGCGGTCCACCAAAACGGCTTCGGCGAAGGGGCCCGGCAAGTGGACGTACAAGAAGCCCACCACCGAGTCCGAGCAGGCCCGTGATTACCAGGAGCAGATAACGGGACGGCCCGCATGGTGGGTGTACATGACTGGCGCCGTGGAGTTCGACGGCTTCAATGGTAAGGCGCTGCTGGAGGCCAAGGGCGGTAGTTATAAGAACTTCCTCACGAAAGGCGGTTCAGCCCAGCATTGGTTCGAAAATGGGAAGGGGTTCAAGGGGCTGATGGACCAGGCGAGGCGGCAGTCGGACACAGCCAGGGCGCTGAATCTGCCGGTGATCTGGCACATTGCCGAAGCGGAATTCGCGAACTTCCTTCGAGCCCTTTTCGAAGAAAATGGATGGGACAACATCACCGTCAGCCATACGCCGCCAGCGCGGTGA
- a CDS encoding Imm52 family immunity protein → MSERYYVGAYWGPRQESALECARRAAVFFSMLARCDPTFAQWYRGGRGAPRELPGHPVRPEVTEWEQLFLRGRNRTDAGGKVIEDLGFSEFVWNAKKERTRVEIHCGEYSPSGPGNTCLLYPPDEGPGRERLLSAPVLAEVLTSVATAWDPDFAMASSTEMVRLIQKRKREVRVGWLTYLSRRLGTVPPLPAPVRIEPIGALGWLLVLSPEPMTASNPEHVAFTARVRELLDRAGLIERPEPAPVGE, encoded by the coding sequence ATGTCGGAGAGGTACTACGTAGGGGCGTACTGGGGGCCACGTCAGGAGAGCGCGCTGGAGTGCGCCCGGCGTGCGGCAGTCTTCTTCTCCATGCTGGCGCGATGTGACCCGACGTTCGCTCAGTGGTACAGGGGGGGACGAGGAGCCCCCCGCGAGCTGCCTGGTCACCCAGTCCGCCCAGAGGTGACGGAGTGGGAGCAATTGTTCCTTCGCGGGAGGAACCGCACGGACGCTGGTGGAAAGGTGATCGAGGATCTAGGGTTCAGCGAGTTCGTGTGGAATGCGAAGAAGGAGCGGACCCGCGTCGAAATTCACTGCGGTGAATACTCGCCATCGGGACCAGGAAACACCTGCCTGCTCTATCCACCCGATGAGGGGCCGGGACGGGAGCGACTTTTAAGTGCTCCCGTGCTGGCCGAGGTTCTCACCAGTGTGGCTACGGCGTGGGATCCCGACTTCGCCATGGCCAGCTCGACCGAGATGGTACGCCTCATTCAGAAGCGGAAGCGAGAGGTGAGGGTGGGATGGCTGACGTACCTGTCGCGCCGCCTGGGCACGGTGCCGCCGCTACCCGCTCCCGTGCGCATCGAGCCAATAGGGGCTCTTGGATGGCTTCTCGTTCTCTCCCCCGAGCCCATGACGGCGAGCAACCCCGAGCACGTGGCGTTCACCGCACGTGTGCGCGAGTTGCTTGACCGAGCAGGCCTTATCGAACGGCCCGAGCCCGCGCCGGTTGGCGAGTGA